From a single Flavobacterium sp. genomic region:
- a CDS encoding DUF3347 domain-containing protein → MKNSFMKIMVAIIVLLSNTTIAQIKNATTEQVKIYGNCGMCETKIEKAGNIKKIANVDWNHETQMATLTYDAKKTNQDEILKRIALVGYDSDKFLAPDDVYNNLHGCCQYDRVAKVPVKEDNKTTASSEDHSNHNHSEMITTEVQKDNQLKVIFDNYFLLKDALIASDGTKTALASKELLTAINNVKMDKLEMESHMVWMKVVNTIKEDAEHIADTKDVKHQRDHFTTLSKDIYSLIKASKYETPVYYQFCPMFNDGKGANWLSKENAVKNPYYGSMMLSCGKTVETIK, encoded by the coding sequence ATGAAAAATTCATTCATGAAAATAATGGTAGCAATTATTGTATTGCTATCAAATACAACGATTGCACAAATCAAAAACGCAACAACCGAACAAGTAAAAATATATGGCAACTGCGGAATGTGTGAGACTAAAATCGAAAAAGCAGGAAACATTAAAAAAATAGCAAATGTCGATTGGAACCACGAAACCCAAATGGCTACTTTAACCTACGATGCAAAAAAGACAAATCAAGATGAAATTCTAAAAAGAATTGCATTGGTCGGTTACGATAGTGATAAATTCCTTGCTCCTGATGATGTGTATAATAACCTACACGGTTGTTGTCAATACGACAGAGTGGCAAAAGTGCCTGTAAAAGAAGACAACAAAACTACTGCTAGTAGCGAAGACCATTCTAATCACAACCATTCTGAAATGATCACAACCGAGGTTCAAAAGGATAATCAATTGAAAGTAATTTTCGATAATTACTTCTTGTTAAAAGATGCTCTTATTGCTTCTGACGGAACTAAAACAGCCTTGGCTTCAAAAGAACTTTTAACGGCAATTAATAATGTAAAAATGGACAAACTTGAAATGGAGTCGCACATGGTCTGGATGAAAGTTGTAAATACGATAAAAGAAGATGCGGAACATATCGCTGATACAAAAGATGTAAAACACCAACGCGATCACTTCACTACACTATCCAAAGACATTTACTCATTAATCAAGGCTTCTAAATATGAAACTCCGGTATACTATCAATTCTGTCCAATGTTCAATGATGGTAAAGGTGCTAATTGGCTAAGCAAAGAGAATGCAGTAAAAAACCCTTACTATGGTTCAATGATGTTAAGTTGTGGTAAAACGGTAGAAACAATTAAATAA
- a CDS encoding heavy metal translocating P-type ATPase, which yields MEHKHKYDAKGNQLCCTLEEKINKKTENHSDDDGQDHEHSSVEKSTFQMFLPAIISFILLLIAIGFDNYFKQSWFTGYVRIGWYILAYIPVGFPVVKEAFESIRKGEIFSEFLLMSIATIGAFAIGEFPEGVAVMLFYAIGEIFQSLAVQRAKANIKTLLDQRPDEVTILENNVAKTIKASTAKIGDIIQLKAGEKLGLDGELLSDTAAFNTAALTGESKPDTKAKGETVLAGMINIHSVCQVKVTVAYTDSKLSKILEMVQDATAKKAPTELFIRKFAKIYTPIVVVLAIAICVVPMLFVENYQFRDWLYRALVFLVISCPCALVISIPLGYFGGIGAASKNGILFKGSNFLDVMSTIQNVVMDKTGTMTEGVFKVQEVVFNTDFNKDDLLQLVNALESQSTHPVATAIHQYVGKIDSNIKLENVEEISGHGLKAEVNGKELLVGNFKLMDKFSIAYDIDPKSIVYTLIAVAYDKNFVGYLTIADSIKEDAQITIDKLKALGIKTTMLSGDKDNVVQFVAQKLGITNAFGDLLPEDKVNKVKEIIAKNETVCFVGDGVNDAPVVALSNVGIAMGGLGSDATIETADVVIQDDMPSKIPMAINIGKQTKKIVWQNITLAFVVKAIVLILGAGGLATMWEAVFADVGVALLAILNAVRIQKMRF from the coding sequence ATGGAACATAAACATAAATACGATGCTAAAGGCAATCAGCTTTGTTGCACTCTCGAAGAAAAAATAAATAAAAAAACCGAAAATCATTCTGATGATGACGGACAAGACCACGAGCATTCTAGTGTAGAAAAATCTACGTTTCAAATGTTTTTGCCAGCAATCATAAGTTTTATTTTATTATTGATTGCCATAGGTTTTGATAATTATTTTAAACAATCATGGTTTACAGGTTATGTTAGAATAGGATGGTATATTCTAGCATACATTCCAGTGGGATTTCCAGTAGTCAAAGAAGCGTTTGAAAGCATTCGCAAAGGCGAGATATTTTCAGAATTTCTTTTAATGAGTATTGCAACTATTGGAGCGTTTGCTATAGGCGAATTTCCTGAAGGTGTTGCCGTAATGTTATTTTATGCCATTGGCGAAATATTCCAATCATTGGCGGTTCAAAGAGCAAAAGCTAACATCAAAACGTTACTTGACCAAAGACCAGACGAAGTAACTATTCTCGAAAACAATGTTGCCAAAACTATCAAAGCATCAACCGCTAAAATTGGAGATATTATCCAACTAAAAGCAGGAGAAAAATTAGGATTAGATGGAGAATTACTTTCAGATACTGCTGCATTTAATACTGCTGCACTAACGGGAGAAAGTAAGCCAGACACCAAAGCAAAAGGAGAAACTGTTTTAGCAGGAATGATAAACATACATTCGGTTTGTCAAGTAAAAGTAACGGTTGCTTATACAGATAGTAAACTGTCAAAAATTCTCGAAATGGTGCAAGATGCTACAGCCAAAAAAGCACCAACAGAATTATTTATCAGAAAGTTTGCCAAAATATATACACCAATTGTAGTTGTTTTAGCCATTGCAATATGTGTTGTACCGATGTTATTTGTAGAAAATTACCAGTTTAGAGATTGGTTGTATCGAGCTTTAGTTTTCTTAGTTATTTCGTGTCCTTGTGCATTAGTTATAAGTATTCCTTTAGGTTATTTTGGTGGAATTGGAGCAGCTTCTAAAAACGGAATCCTTTTCAAAGGAAGTAATTTTCTTGATGTAATGTCCACTATTCAAAACGTGGTAATGGACAAAACAGGAACAATGACCGAAGGCGTCTTCAAAGTGCAGGAAGTTGTTTTTAATACTGATTTTAACAAAGATGATTTGTTACAATTGGTAAATGCTTTAGAAAGTCAAAGTACACATCCTGTTGCAACTGCCATTCATCAATACGTTGGAAAAATTGATAGTAATATCAAATTAGAAAATGTAGAAGAAATTTCCGGACATGGTTTAAAAGCTGAAGTTAACGGAAAAGAATTGTTAGTTGGTAATTTCAAACTAATGGATAAATTCTCAATTGCTTATGATATTGATCCAAAAAGTATTGTTTACACATTAATTGCAGTAGCTTACGATAAAAATTTCGTTGGTTATCTTACAATAGCTGATAGCATAAAAGAAGACGCACAAATCACAATCGACAAACTAAAAGCATTAGGTATAAAAACCACAATGTTAAGTGGAGATAAAGACAATGTAGTTCAATTTGTAGCACAAAAACTCGGAATTACAAATGCCTTTGGCGATTTATTGCCCGAAGATAAAGTAAACAAAGTCAAAGAAATCATCGCCAAAAATGAAACAGTTTGTTTTGTTGGCGATGGCGTAAACGATGCGCCAGTAGTCGCATTAAGCAACGTAGGTATTGCAATGGGCGGTTTAGGAAGCGATGCCACCATCGAAACTGCCGATGTAGTTATTCAAGACGATATGCCTTCAAAAATTCCAATGGCAATAAACATTGGTAAGCAAACCAAAAAAATTGTTTGGCAAAATATTACGTTGGCTTTTGTAGTAAAAGCAATTGTTTTAATACTCGGTGCAGGAGGTTTAGCCACAATGTGGGAAGCTGTTTTTGCCGATGTAGGTGTGGCACTTTTAGCTATTTTAAATGCAGTCAGAATTCAGAAAATGAGATTTTAA
- a CDS encoding class I SAM-dependent methyltransferase, with protein sequence MENKKSHWENVFATKNPNEVSWTQKYPKTSMEYLKNVNLSKTANIIDIGGGDSNFVDALLEKGYQNIWVLDISEFALERAKKRLGDKADLIHWIVSDITEFNPEVKFDFWHDRAVFHFLTGEESIRKYVTIVSNAIAQNGNFLLGTFSENGPLKCSGLEIKQYSENSMKQTFIENFEAIKCFTENHTTPFDTIQNFQFCGFKKNRNGT encoded by the coding sequence ATGGAAAACAAAAAATCACATTGGGAAAATGTTTTTGCAACCAAAAATCCTAATGAAGTAAGTTGGACACAAAAATATCCAAAAACTTCAATGGAGTATTTAAAAAATGTAAACCTATCAAAAACTGCCAATATAATTGATATTGGCGGTGGCGATAGCAATTTTGTGGATGCCTTATTAGAAAAAGGATATCAAAATATTTGGGTATTGGACATCTCTGAATTTGCTTTAGAAAGAGCCAAAAAACGTTTAGGAGATAAAGCCGATTTAATACATTGGATTGTTTCTGATATCACAGAATTTAATCCCGAAGTCAAGTTTGATTTTTGGCACGACAGGGCTGTTTTTCATTTTCTAACAGGAGAAGAAAGTATAAGGAAATATGTTACAATCGTTAGTAATGCTATAGCTCAAAATGGAAATTTTCTATTAGGTACTTTTTCAGAAAATGGTCCTTTAAAATGTAGTGGATTGGAAATAAAACAATATTCAGAAAATTCGATGAAACAAACTTTTATAGAAAATTTTGAAGCAATAAAATGTTTTACAGAAAACCATACCACACCATTTGATACCATCCAGAACTTTCAATTTTGTGGATTTAAAAAAAATAGAAATGGAACATAA